One region of Puniceicoccales bacterium genomic DNA includes:
- the ybeY gene encoding rRNA maturation RNase YbeY, whose protein sequence is MTDSCADFVFNQSRIISLFWNLDDFDGYGIPAGDLSVAFIDRETMASIHGKFLYDPTPTDVMTFDGDDFMGFAGEIVICPSYALECCRAFGTTLDSEIKLYLVHGYLHLAGLEDVSDADILEMRAAEAKCLAYLNAVMAPAKDWDLIKYTGS, encoded by the coding sequence GTGACCGATAGTTGCGCTGATTTCGTGTTTAATCAAAGTCGGATTATATCTTTGTTTTGGAATCTTGACGATTTCGATGGCTATGGTATTCCTGCCGGAGATCTTTCTGTCGCGTTTATCGATAGGGAGACTATGGCTTCTATTCATGGTAAGTTTCTTTATGATCCAACGCCCACCGATGTGATGACATTCGATGGCGATGATTTCATGGGGTTTGCCGGAGAAATCGTCATCTGTCCAAGCTATGCTCTAGAGTGTTGCAGGGCGTTTGGAACTACATTGGATTCAGAAATCAAACTTTATCTGGTCCATGGATATCTGCATTTAGCTGGATTGGAAGATGTTAGCGATGCGGATATACTAGAGATGCGGGCAGCCGAAGCCAAGTGTTTAGCCTATCTGAATGCTGTCATGGCGCCGGCCAAAGACTGGGACTTAATAAAATATACCGGTTCATAG
- a CDS encoding diadenylate cyclase, whose translation MRLHRFLAKDRVIDIKSKTFEDAIVELLEVCRLPRTIGSPEEILHLIIESEKTIPTYLGDGIAMPHVKLAIPRPYIFAVGRCPYGLSDSNSSDHKQIKVLFLLLSANGGDLYLNVLSSLARILQDPSVANELQNQPSIRAFRSKINEIFVGDKASENPSETKFNNLILDKAKQIAYAAKCSAVMIFDDVITGDSYDCADKFGNLKTLFVTQKANALSGQSNFLNNIIFVQSFSTHRLAQLRSAIIIGLTRGLIQGNEKICCISGITKSNMFDTISVIDIAKEFSSSVSATNGKMFLQDGIRPEVLERLLAIVGDISVEGREGKPVGCLFVLGDIEKIKPFTKQLVLNPFFGYKEEERNILNPFMAETVKEFSTIDGAFIVRGDGVIESAGTLIQAPNNHNIQMPSGLGTRHAAAAIISLVSESIAITVSESTNQITLFRDGKMTALSEQSLSASTL comes from the coding sequence ATGCGGCTACACAGATTTTTAGCAAAAGACAGGGTTATTGACATCAAAAGTAAAACATTTGAAGATGCTATTGTTGAACTTTTGGAGGTATGTCGGCTTCCGAGAACCATCGGTAGTCCGGAAGAAATACTTCATCTCATTATTGAATCTGAAAAGACTATACCTACCTATCTCGGTGACGGCATAGCCATGCCTCATGTTAAACTAGCCATTCCCAGACCCTACATCTTTGCCGTGGGTCGATGTCCCTATGGGCTGTCCGATAGCAATTCTTCGGATCACAAACAGATAAAAGTATTATTTCTATTATTGTCGGCCAATGGTGGAGATTTATATTTGAATGTATTATCTTCTTTGGCAAGAATATTACAGGATCCTTCGGTGGCCAATGAGTTACAAAATCAGCCATCCATTAGGGCATTTAGATCAAAAATAAATGAAATATTTGTAGGCGATAAGGCCAGCGAAAATCCCAGTGAAACCAAATTCAATAATCTAATACTAGATAAGGCAAAACAAATAGCCTATGCAGCCAAATGTTCGGCCGTGATGATTTTTGACGATGTTATAACCGGAGATTCCTACGATTGTGCTGATAAATTCGGCAATTTAAAGACACTATTTGTTACACAAAAAGCCAATGCCCTTTCGGGCCAATCGAATTTTTTAAACAATATTATTTTTGTGCAATCTTTTTCAACCCATAGGCTGGCTCAACTTAGAAGTGCCATAATAATAGGACTGACCCGAGGATTGATTCAAGGCAATGAGAAAATATGCTGCATTTCAGGAATAACCAAAAGTAATATGTTTGACACCATATCGGTCATAGATATTGCCAAGGAATTCAGCTCATCTGTATCTGCGACCAATGGCAAAATGTTTCTCCAGGATGGCATTAGACCCGAGGTTTTGGAACGCCTATTGGCCATTGTTGGTGACATTTCCGTCGAAGGCCGAGAAGGCAAACCTGTGGGCTGTCTGTTTGTTTTAGGAGATATAGAAAAAATAAAGCCATTCACTAAACAGTTGGTCTTGAATCCTTTTTTTGGATATAAGGAAGAAGAACGAAATATTCTAAATCCATTCATGGCCGAGACTGTGAAAGAATTTTCAACCATAGATGGTGCTTTTATTGTCCGAGGAGATGGCGTCATAGAATCGGCTGGTACATTGATTCAGGCACCAAATAATCACAACATTCAAATGCCCAGCGGGCTGGGAACTCGTCATGCAGCAGCAGCAATTATTTCATTGGTATCCGAAAGCATAGCAATCACTGTATCCGAAAGCACAAACCAAATCACCCTATTTCGAGACGGAAAAATGACTGCCCTGTCCGAACAAAGCCTTTCGGCATCCACTCTGTGA
- a CDS encoding dCMP deaminase codes for MSDDLKLTEEIATLAQTWEARPSWDDYFMAMAILTACRSVCARLKVGCLIVSKGAYKNRLIAVGYNGFMAGAPHISRVRDGHEQAVVHAEQNAVTDAARRGVSIDGAIAYVSHFPCVNCAKVMVSSGIAEIKYHFDYKNDDLVFELLNEWKIPINKL; via the coding sequence ATGAGTGATGATTTAAAATTAACCGAAGAGATTGCGACTTTGGCCCAGACTTGGGAGGCCAGGCCAAGTTGGGATGATTATTTCATGGCCATGGCTATTTTGACGGCTTGTCGTTCAGTATGTGCTAGATTGAAAGTAGGTTGCTTAATTGTTTCCAAGGGCGCATACAAGAATAGGTTGATTGCCGTTGGATATAATGGTTTTATGGCCGGGGCTCCGCATATATCCAGGGTGCGAGATGGCCATGAACAGGCTGTGGTTCATGCCGAACAAAATGCAGTGACAGATGCGGCTCGTAGAGGTGTAAGTATCGATGGAGCAATAGCATATGTTTCACATTTTCCCTGCGTAAATTGCGCAAAGGTTATGGTATCAAGTGGCATAGCGGAGATCAAATATCATTTTGATTATAAAAATGATGATCTTGTTTTTGAGCTTCTAAATGAGTGGAAAATTCCTATAAATAAACTATGA
- the rpmG gene encoding 50S ribosomal protein L33, producing the protein MPREYIILECTEAKQEGKPVSRYMSTRNKKLQTERVEKMKYNKFLRRHTLHREIKK; encoded by the coding sequence ATGCCGAGAGAGTATATAATTCTGGAATGTACAGAAGCTAAACAGGAAGGTAAGCCAGTTTCGCGCTATATGTCTACAAGGAATAAGAAATTACAAACCGAGCGTGTGGAAAAAATGAAATACAACAAGTTTCTTAGGAGGCATACCCTTCATCGAGAAATAAAGAAGTAG
- the lpxK gene encoding tetraacyldisaccharide 4'-kinase: MRQIRKVKYFIKKKARHMDKKIDSFAEFLSDVLYGRRTDRKSKLFISLVWPLSYLFALIVKIRKMMYENKILTSFSLGCPVIVVGNLTVGGTGKTPVTEMLAKKLLKKGRKVAIISRGYKSKKDPLIKRFFRWMTHRNPPPPKIVSNGTSLLLCSEKAGDEPFMLARNLPGVPVIVDKDRVKAGNYAIKTFGADVLLLDDGFQYFRLSTNMQWLLIDRTNPFGNGKLLPCGILREPTSHINRASCVIITKSDDKADAKLEKTIRTYNQTAKIIYCRHTPKHLVNLKDNSIKPLDHLKNKRVAVFSGIAMPDSFENFIKTTGGHVVHRRRFLDHHRFLIGELERMDENASYVRADVIVTTEKDSVRVDEKFEFSIPAYYLRVEIELLSKEQELEYALDFLQTKPPIIQQLEPLLVHVDHSPTN, from the coding sequence ATGAGACAAATAAGAAAAGTCAAGTATTTTATCAAAAAAAAAGCCAGGCATATGGATAAAAAAATAGATTCTTTCGCCGAATTTTTATCCGATGTGCTCTATGGCCGAAGGACCGATCGCAAGTCCAAACTGTTTATATCGCTGGTTTGGCCATTGTCATATCTGTTCGCCCTCATCGTAAAAATAAGAAAAATGATGTATGAAAACAAAATTTTGACATCATTCTCTCTGGGCTGTCCGGTGATAGTTGTGGGAAATCTGACCGTTGGAGGCACTGGAAAAACACCAGTGACGGAAATGCTGGCAAAAAAATTGCTCAAAAAAGGCCGAAAAGTTGCCATCATAAGCCGCGGTTATAAAAGCAAAAAAGATCCGCTGATAAAGAGATTTTTTAGATGGATGACCCATCGAAACCCACCTCCACCAAAGATTGTTAGCAACGGCACATCGCTGCTGCTCTGCTCCGAAAAAGCCGGTGACGAACCATTCATGCTCGCCAGAAATCTTCCTGGCGTGCCTGTAATCGTCGACAAAGATAGAGTAAAGGCCGGAAATTATGCCATAAAAACCTTCGGAGCCGATGTGCTCTTGCTAGACGATGGCTTCCAATATTTCAGGCTGTCAACAAATATGCAGTGGCTTCTAATCGATCGGACAAATCCATTCGGCAACGGCAAACTCCTTCCCTGCGGGATACTTAGAGAACCAACAAGTCATATCAATCGCGCCTCCTGTGTGATCATCACTAAGTCCGATGACAAAGCCGATGCGAAATTAGAGAAGACAATCCGGACCTACAACCAAACTGCAAAAATAATATATTGCCGCCACACCCCAAAACATCTAGTGAACCTTAAAGATAACTCCATCAAGCCATTAGACCATCTTAAAAATAAGAGAGTTGCTGTATTCAGCGGCATCGCCATGCCAGACAGCTTCGAAAATTTTATAAAAACCACCGGTGGCCATGTGGTCCATAGGAGAAGATTTCTCGATCACCACAGATTCCTGATAGGAGAACTGGAACGCATGGATGAAAATGCATCCTATGTCCGTGCAGATGTTATAGTTACCACCGAAAAAGACTCGGTTAGAGTAGATGAAAAATTTGAATTTTCCATCCCGGCCTACTATTTGCGCGTTGAAATAGAACTCCTTTCCAAAGAACAAGAACTGGAATATGCCCTGGATTTCTTGCAAACAAAACCGCCAATCATACAGCAATTGGAGCCTTTATTGGTCCATGTGGATCATAGTCCAACAAATTAA
- a CDS encoding thymidylate synthase translates to MKQYLDLLKYVFDNGELRKDRTGTGTIGLFGAQLRFDLKDRFPLVTTKKVHFKSVVYELLWFLKGSTNVKYLQENGVKIWNDWADAKGDLGPVYGKQWRRWGTQDGREVDQISRIIKQIKEDPYGRRHVVNAWNVGELDRMALPPCHSLFQFHVSSSGALSCQLYQRSADMFLGVPFNIASYSLLTLMVAQVCGLKAAEFVHSFGDVHIYVNHIDQVKEQLSRKPKELPRVTLNGEVDDIDAFRYKDINLLDYDPHGPIKAPIAV, encoded by the coding sequence ATGAAACAGTATTTAGATCTATTGAAATATGTATTTGATAATGGAGAACTTAGAAAGGATCGCACCGGAACAGGCACCATCGGTTTGTTCGGCGCTCAGCTGCGATTTGATCTGAAAGATCGGTTTCCGTTGGTGACCACAAAGAAGGTTCACTTCAAGTCGGTGGTATATGAATTGCTATGGTTTTTGAAAGGCTCAACCAATGTTAAGTATTTACAAGAGAATGGCGTAAAGATATGGAATGACTGGGCCGATGCCAAGGGAGATCTTGGGCCAGTTTATGGTAAGCAGTGGCGTCGCTGGGGGACGCAGGATGGGAGAGAAGTGGATCAAATTTCTCGGATTATAAAGCAGATAAAAGAAGATCCCTATGGGCGTCGGCATGTGGTCAATGCCTGGAATGTGGGTGAGTTGGATAGAATGGCGCTACCTCCCTGCCATTCGCTATTTCAGTTTCATGTATCTTCCTCTGGGGCATTGAGTTGTCAGCTGTATCAGCGCAGTGCTGACATGTTTTTGGGGGTGCCATTCAATATTGCGTCCTATTCGCTTCTGACTCTGATGGTTGCGCAGGTTTGCGGTCTGAAGGCTGCTGAATTCGTTCACAGTTTTGGTGATGTGCACATATATGTGAACCATATTGATCAGGTGAAAGAGCAGTTGTCTCGGAAGCCGAAGGAGTTGCCTCGGGTGACTCTTAATGGCGAAGTGGATGATATAGATGCCTTTAGGTACAAAGATATTAATTTGTTGGACTATGATCCACATGGACCAATAAAGGCTCCAATTGCTGTATGA
- the greA gene encoding transcription elongation factor GreA: MEKETVENIVRKQSLLDHEIARLRKMDDGAFCMHQSWGFGQIRSYDKAQNKLLIVFEDGLEHAMDPVFCARKLEILDEDNVLVRFHRDKSGMLKAAKEDPVGLIIEMMTAEVDREVAVSEIERVFRRIIGELAYRRWWASAKKLLANDPRIGQSETKSNTFVLREEPVSQEDAILEQLRINRDPVKRIQIAEKILSLPEESRSALTGDVAGVVDDLTTYLTTEDKKLTLAQRLHCCWIRNDLASLIGSDVESLEPSPESIIRDSSNFSKLVDELPSNYYQRFLGLITCAYPDEWESYCSNLLKNSKGKFTNECVLFLMDRGCEELLADNLLKWLNERSLKSSLLLWLVKNRHVRKFMDVIPEEIIGPRLLKAVLMAIDTEALLSSGTKRIPLADILSEDRNLIKDLLAGANDDTARDLAQILIASQGFDDLTKRSLLARFVKEFPGVQTIISSKQSVVREDELFLMVSQTSFDVRTKEYETIVNEKIPANKQAIEVAREHGDLRENSEYKMAKQDQDTLLARKAQLESELKRAKIVDFSEASDSVVSIGTVVNLKTVNGKEVVKYAVLGAWDSDPDKGILSYKTPLGKALLGKKVEDVVTIKIGQKEQSWTVQSIDKWVDNK, from the coding sequence ATGGAAAAAGAGACGGTGGAGAATATTGTGCGTAAGCAATCATTGCTTGATCATGAGATTGCAAGGTTACGCAAGATGGATGATGGTGCATTTTGCATGCATCAAAGCTGGGGTTTTGGGCAGATAAGATCCTATGATAAGGCCCAAAATAAGCTTTTGATTGTCTTCGAGGATGGACTTGAGCATGCCATGGACCCGGTGTTTTGTGCTAGGAAGTTGGAGATTCTGGATGAGGACAATGTGTTGGTCCGTTTTCATCGAGATAAAAGCGGTATGCTAAAGGCAGCAAAGGAAGACCCGGTGGGGCTTATAATCGAGATGATGACCGCTGAAGTTGATCGCGAAGTGGCTGTGAGTGAAATTGAAAGAGTATTTAGGCGTATAATTGGCGAGCTTGCTTATAGAAGATGGTGGGCATCGGCGAAGAAGCTGTTGGCGAATGATCCGAGAATTGGACAGTCCGAAACCAAATCCAACACCTTTGTCCTAAGAGAAGAACCTGTGAGCCAAGAAGATGCAATACTTGAACAGTTGCGCATAAACCGAGATCCGGTTAAAAGAATACAGATTGCCGAGAAAATTTTATCATTGCCCGAGGAGAGCCGATCTGCTCTGACTGGAGATGTGGCAGGTGTGGTGGATGATTTGACCACCTATCTTACCACCGAAGATAAAAAACTTACTTTGGCCCAAAGACTTCACTGTTGTTGGATTAGAAACGATTTAGCTTCTTTGATTGGCAGTGATGTGGAATCTTTGGAGCCGTCGCCTGAATCCATAATTCGGGATAGTTCTAATTTTTCTAAACTGGTTGATGAGTTGCCGAGTAATTACTATCAAAGATTTTTAGGCCTGATCACCTGTGCCTATCCAGACGAATGGGAATCCTACTGTTCGAACCTATTGAAGAACAGCAAAGGTAAATTTACCAACGAATGTGTACTGTTTTTGATGGACCGAGGCTGCGAAGAACTTTTGGCAGATAATTTACTTAAGTGGTTAAATGAGAGATCATTAAAATCGTCACTTCTACTATGGTTAGTGAAAAACAGACATGTGCGAAAATTCATGGATGTGATTCCCGAAGAGATCATAGGACCACGGCTATTGAAAGCTGTGTTGATGGCCATAGACACTGAGGCGCTGCTCAGTTCTGGAACCAAGAGAATTCCATTGGCTGACATATTGAGCGAGGATAGGAATTTGATCAAGGATTTGTTGGCCGGTGCCAACGATGATACTGCCAGAGATTTGGCTCAGATACTCATTGCCAGCCAAGGATTTGATGATCTTACCAAGCGGTCATTGCTGGCAAGATTTGTTAAAGAATTTCCTGGGGTTCAGACAATTATATCCAGTAAGCAGAGTGTGGTTAGAGAAGATGAACTATTTTTGATGGTTTCCCAGACCAGCTTTGATGTCCGGACCAAGGAGTATGAAACCATTGTCAATGAAAAGATTCCGGCAAATAAGCAGGCCATTGAGGTGGCACGAGAACATGGAGATCTCCGAGAGAACTCTGAGTATAAGATGGCCAAGCAAGACCAGGATACGCTATTGGCAAGGAAGGCTCAATTGGAGTCAGAGTTGAAACGCGCAAAGATAGTTGATTTTTCCGAGGCCAGTGACAGCGTTGTTTCCATAGGAACGGTGGTTAACTTGAAGACGGTAAATGGCAAAGAAGTGGTAAAGTATGCTGTGCTCGGAGCCTGGGATAGCGATCCGGATAAAGGTATTTTGTCCTATAAAACTCCACTGGGTAAAGCATTGTTGGGCAAGAAAGTTGAAGATGTGGTTACCATCAAAATTGGCCAAAAGGAACAGTCTTGGACAGTGCAAAGCATAGACAAATGGGTTGATAATAAATAA
- a CDS encoding YqgE/AlgH family protein, protein MKSAMDLSGRLLIATPSVKDRNFSKTVSLVAKYSDYGTVGIIVNRPLLMTMGGFSKKFSHSIIADNPLYCGGPVNSRHITLTAWIPHDNDVGYELRYNVNKLEAEEISVREEGAQIRGYLGCTSWAPYQLLMEILRGDWLVADIGYLFDTRERGEKLWEAMVARINPGMLLFRELPDDPSLN, encoded by the coding sequence ATGAAAAGTGCAATGGATTTATCAGGTCGTTTATTGATTGCAACTCCTTCGGTTAAGGACAGAAATTTTTCTAAAACCGTGTCTTTGGTGGCAAAATATTCTGACTATGGAACGGTGGGGATTATAGTCAATAGACCATTGCTTATGACCATGGGAGGGTTCAGTAAGAAATTCTCTCATAGTATCATAGCAGACAATCCGCTCTATTGTGGCGGTCCGGTTAATTCTAGGCACATAACTTTGACAGCTTGGATTCCCCATGACAATGATGTGGGTTATGAATTGAGGTATAATGTAAATAAATTAGAGGCCGAGGAGATTTCCGTTCGAGAGGAAGGGGCCCAGATTCGCGGCTATCTTGGTTGTACCAGTTGGGCGCCATATCAACTTCTAATGGAAATACTTAGAGGCGATTGGTTGGTGGCAGATATTGGTTATTTGTTTGACACCCGAGAGCGCGGCGAAAAACTATGGGAGGCGATGGTTGCCAGGATAAATCCAGGAATGCTGTTATTTAGGGAGTTGCCGGATGATCCATCGTTGAATTAG
- a CDS encoding SIS domain-containing protein: MENYVKLCLDRHPRLNCCEADMLNSIDFLCDCFEKNNKLLLCGNGGSASDSSHMAAELLKSFRLKRSITGPMEKELDEDLIENLQGSLPAISLPDFVATNTAYANDCAPEYPFAQLVFGLGQKDDILFALSTSGNSKNIILAARTALAKKMKVIGLTGLTGGQLLDHCSICIRAPETETYLVQELHMIIYHTICLAVEQYFFSN; encoded by the coding sequence ATGGAAAATTATGTAAAATTATGCCTAGATCGGCATCCTAGGCTGAATTGCTGCGAAGCGGATATGCTAAATTCCATTGATTTTTTGTGCGATTGCTTTGAAAAAAATAACAAGCTTCTGCTCTGCGGCAACGGTGGCAGCGCTTCGGATTCGAGCCATATGGCTGCAGAGCTATTGAAAAGTTTCCGGCTCAAACGAAGCATCACCGGTCCAATGGAAAAAGAACTCGATGAAGATCTGATTGAAAATCTTCAGGGATCATTGCCAGCCATTTCATTGCCAGATTTCGTTGCTACAAACACCGCCTATGCCAATGACTGTGCTCCGGAATACCCGTTCGCCCAATTGGTCTTCGGCCTCGGCCAAAAAGATGACATTCTTTTTGCCCTATCCACCTCGGGCAATTCCAAAAATATTATCCTAGCAGCTCGAACGGCCTTGGCTAAAAAGATGAAAGTAATCGGCCTTACAGGATTAACCGGCGGACAGTTGCTCGATCACTGCAGCATTTGTATCCGCGCTCCGGAAACCGAGACCTATCTAGTTCAAGAACTTCATATGATTATTTATCATACAATTTGCCTAGCAGTGGAGCAATATTTTTTTAGCAATTAG
- a CDS encoding KpsF/GutQ family sugar-phosphate isomerase yields the protein MVADVKISVDSAVSFIDHSVGALASIRKNIVDPLGKALPILCDRSVKVIVCGMGKSGYIAQKISATFNSIGVRSVFLHPAEAVHGDLGIYTPGDPSIMISKSGSTEEILRLLPILKRFKSPIISIVGDGNSPLAKNSDLVFDINVKIEGDPLGIIPTTSAILSLAVGDAIACGIMNATGFSKNDFACLHPGGQLGRNLLLSVGDIMHRPDAVAMARSDLPLIDILITMTKYPLGAAIVTDDCVHMLGIITDGDIRRALQRQKNLSMDKIVAKDIMTAVPRKVFEDDCLGEALRVMESGASQVYVLPVMDRNDNTKFVGLLRLHDAYQGRP from the coding sequence GTGGTTGCTGATGTGAAAATATCCGTTGATTCGGCGGTGAGTTTTATCGATCATAGCGTCGGTGCGCTGGCATCGATTAGGAAGAATATTGTTGATCCTCTTGGCAAAGCATTGCCAATTTTGTGCGATCGTTCGGTGAAAGTGATTGTCTGTGGCATGGGAAAATCTGGCTATATTGCTCAGAAAATTTCGGCTACTTTTAATAGCATAGGTGTGCGTTCGGTGTTTCTTCATCCGGCCGAGGCTGTCCACGGAGATTTGGGTATATATACGCCTGGCGATCCGTCCATTATGATATCGAAGAGTGGAAGCACCGAAGAAATTTTGCGACTGCTGCCTATTTTAAAGCGATTTAAGTCACCGATAATATCCATTGTGGGCGATGGAAATTCTCCATTGGCCAAGAATTCTGATTTGGTATTTGACATAAATGTGAAGATTGAGGGCGATCCATTGGGGATAATTCCTACCACCAGTGCCATTTTGTCGTTGGCCGTAGGCGATGCCATTGCCTGTGGAATAATGAACGCCACTGGCTTCTCTAAGAACGACTTCGCCTGTCTTCATCCCGGTGGGCAGTTGGGGCGAAATTTGTTGCTTTCGGTGGGCGATATCATGCATAGGCCAGATGCTGTGGCGATGGCCAGGAGCGATTTGCCATTGATAGATATTTTGATAACAATGACAAAGTATCCCCTTGGAGCGGCGATTGTTACGGATGATTGTGTCCATATGCTTGGAATAATCACCGATGGCGATATTCGGCGAGCTTTGCAAAGACAAAAAAATTTATCTATGGATAAAATCGTTGCAAAGGACATAATGACTGCAGTGCCGCGCAAGGTTTTTGAAGATGATTGCCTGGGTGAAGCGTTGAGGGTTATGGAGAGTGGTGCTAGCCAGGTGTATGTTTTGCCAGTGATGGATCGAAATGACAATACTAAGTTCGTCGGACTCTTAAGATTACATGATGCATATCAGGGACGTCCATGA
- a CDS encoding DUF502 domain-containing protein, with protein MLKKLRNALITGTILILPLGITIIVVDLLLDHIGAPSSKFFLSFLGISVPDEFWMSTIVNILSTLILVIIVSLFGVLSKYLLGKTIINLTEKIIDKLPFINTVYNTVKQIVETFSKNRDAVFQYTVLVNFPHKDSYSIGFVTSETDGEIKEKTGKTIVNVLVPTTPNPTSGFLLLVPKDNVIYLDMSVADGMKMIISCGVVTPPYPIKTDEVKK; from the coding sequence ATGCTCAAAAAATTACGTAACGCATTGATAACAGGCACCATACTGATACTGCCACTGGGAATAACCATAATTGTGGTCGACCTACTTTTGGATCATATTGGAGCTCCGTCCAGCAAATTTTTTCTGAGTTTTCTAGGCATATCCGTACCGGATGAGTTTTGGATGAGCACCATAGTCAACATACTATCCACACTCATATTGGTGATCATTGTATCGCTCTTCGGTGTGCTCTCTAAGTATTTGCTTGGCAAAACGATAATAAATTTGACCGAAAAAATTATCGACAAATTACCATTCATAAATACAGTTTATAATACCGTTAAGCAGATTGTCGAGACCTTTAGCAAGAATCGAGATGCGGTTTTTCAATATACTGTATTGGTCAATTTTCCCCATAAGGATTCCTATTCCATCGGCTTTGTCACCAGCGAAACCGATGGAGAAATCAAGGAAAAAACTGGTAAAACCATTGTCAACGTCCTTGTGCCAACCACTCCAAACCCCACCAGTGGATTTTTGCTACTAGTCCCCAAGGATAACGTAATCTATTTGGACATGTCCGTCGCCGATGGAATGAAAATGATAATATCCTGTGGTGTGGTAACTCCACCCTATCCCATTAAGACGGACGAAGTTAAGAAATAA